The following are encoded in a window of marine bacterium B5-7 genomic DNA:
- the tsaA gene encoding alkyl hydroperoxide reductase subunit AhpC has translation MSLVSRQAPDFTAAAVDGKGQIIDSFNLSSALKDKYGLLVFYPLDFTFVCPSELIALDNRMAAFKERGVEVISVSIDSQFTHWAWRNTPVNKGGIGEVKYTMVADVKHEICQAYGVEHPAAGVAFRGTFLIDKAGMVRAEIVNDLPLGRNMDELVRLVDALQFHEEHGEVCPAGWKKGDDGMTASSDGVADYLADHSEKL, from the coding sequence ATGAGTTTAGTTAGTCGTCAGGCCCCTGATTTCACCGCAGCAGCAGTGGATGGCAAAGGGCAAATTATTGATTCGTTTAATTTATCTAGCGCCTTAAAAGATAAGTATGGTTTATTGGTATTTTATCCCTTGGATTTCACTTTTGTGTGTCCATCAGAGTTAATTGCTTTAGATAACCGCATGGCTGCATTTAAAGAACGCGGCGTGGAAGTGATTTCTGTGTCCATTGATTCACAGTTTACGCATTGGGCGTGGCGCAATACGCCAGTAAACAAAGGCGGGATTGGTGAAGTTAAGTACACTATGGTCGCGGATGTGAAGCATGAAATCTGCCAAGCGTATGGTGTAGAGCATCCAGCGGCGGGTGTTGCGTTCCGTGGAACCTTCTTAATTGACAAAGCGGGCATGGTACGTGCAGAAATTGTGAACGATCTTCCATTGGGTCGAAACATGGATGAGTTGGTGCGTTTAGTGGATGCATTGCAATTCCATGAAGAGCACGGTGAAGTGTGTCCTGCCGGCTGGAAAAAAGGTGACGATGGTATGACGGCTTCTAGCGATGGTGTGGCTGATTATTTGGCAGATCATTCAGAAAAGCTTTAA